One genomic region from Streptomyces venezuelae encodes:
- a CDS encoding ABC transporter substrate-binding protein, with amino-acid sequence MSRSSVPRVRTRSAVLASAAVAFTLALTGCSSSDTGSVSADGKITLTVGTFGTFGYKEAGLYDAYMKQHPGITIKENPTTVEGNYWTALQTRLSGGGLDDVQALEVGRISLATSEDLAGAFADLSDAPGVDKKDYLPWKWDQATTADGKTIGLGTDVGPMAICYRQDLFKAAGLPSDPAAVGKLWAGDWAKFVEAGKRYQAKAPQGTYFMDSAGGLFNAVVSSSPVQYYKDGKLAYKDSASVKTAWDLAVKAVQGKTSQGLKMFDTPWQTAFSKSSFATTVCPSWQQANIQQFSGPANKGKWNIAQPPAAGNWGGSFLAVPASGKHVDEAKKLVAWLTAPEQQAKVFQKVGNIPANQAAYDLPGVVDYKNAYIGPDAATGRIFSTAAQAIKPAETGPRAGDLTGAFGTGVLLMEQNGKNPEEAWNATVRQIDSTIQ; translated from the coding sequence ATGTCCCGCTCGTCCGTGCCGCGCGTCCGCACCCGCTCCGCCGTCCTCGCCTCCGCGGCCGTGGCCTTCACGCTCGCCCTCACCGGCTGCTCGTCCTCCGACACCGGGTCCGTCTCCGCCGACGGGAAGATCACCCTGACCGTCGGGACCTTCGGGACCTTCGGGTACAAGGAGGCCGGTCTGTACGACGCGTACATGAAGCAGCACCCCGGGATCACCATCAAGGAGAACCCGACGACCGTCGAGGGCAACTACTGGACCGCCCTGCAGACCCGGCTCTCCGGCGGAGGTCTCGACGACGTCCAGGCCCTCGAAGTCGGCCGCATCTCCCTGGCCACCTCCGAGGATCTCGCCGGCGCCTTCGCCGACCTGTCCGACGCCCCCGGCGTCGACAAGAAGGACTACCTGCCTTGGAAGTGGGACCAGGCCACCACCGCCGACGGCAAGACGATCGGCCTCGGCACCGACGTCGGTCCGATGGCCATCTGCTACCGCCAGGACCTGTTCAAGGCCGCGGGTCTGCCCTCCGACCCCGCCGCGGTCGGCAAGCTGTGGGCGGGCGACTGGGCGAAGTTCGTCGAGGCGGGCAAGCGGTACCAGGCCAAGGCGCCCCAGGGCACCTACTTCATGGACAGCGCCGGCGGACTGTTCAACGCCGTCGTCTCCAGCAGCCCCGTCCAGTACTACAAGGACGGCAAGCTCGCCTACAAGGACTCGGCCAGCGTCAAGACCGCCTGGGACCTGGCGGTCAAGGCCGTTCAGGGCAAGACCAGCCAGGGCCTGAAGATGTTCGACACCCCCTGGCAGACCGCGTTCTCCAAGTCCTCCTTCGCCACCACGGTCTGCCCCTCCTGGCAGCAGGCCAACATCCAGCAGTTCTCCGGCCCCGCCAACAAGGGCAAGTGGAACATCGCCCAGCCCCCGGCCGCCGGCAACTGGGGCGGCTCCTTCCTTGCAGTGCCCGCCTCCGGCAAGCACGTCGACGAGGCCAAGAAGCTCGTGGCCTGGCTCACCGCGCCCGAGCAGCAGGCGAAGGTCTTCCAGAAGGTCGGCAACATCCCCGCCAACCAGGCCGCCTACGACCTGCCGGGCGTCGTCGACTACAAGAACGCGTACATCGGCCCCGACGCCGCCACCGGCCGGATCTTCTCCACCGCCGCCCAGGCCATCAAGCCGGCCGAGACCGGCCCCCGCGCGGGCGACCTGACCGGGGCGTTCGGCACCGGCGTCCTGCTCATGGAGCAGAACGGCAAGAACCCGGAAGAGGCCTGGAACGCCACCGTGCGCCAGATCGACAGCACCATCCAGTAA